The genomic region TCGGTTGAATTTTTGGACCTCAAACTATACATTCACCAAAGAAAAATCAGGACTTCACtatttagaaaaaagacagcgACGAACAACATCTTGCATTTTGAAAGCTTTCACCCCCACCATCAGAAAAAAGCAATTCCATACAGTCAATTTCTTAGACTGAAAAGAAACTGCAGTAACCATGAAGACTACAAGATTCATGCCAACGAACTTACCACCAGATTAAGAGCAAGAGGCTATCCCAAGAAAATCATTTCACAAGCGTATATGCGAGCAAAAGGCAGAGAAAGAAGTACGTTACTAACACCCAGCAAAAAACCAAAAGCGGAAGATACGGTCAGACTCATCACAACGTATCACAATCAATGGCAAGATATCCACAAAATCCTAAGCACTAATTGGAACATTTTACGAAGTGAACCCAAACTCAATCCATATATAGGCACAAGACCTACCATAATAGCCAGGAGAGCAAAAAATCTAAAAGACCATCTCACTAGAAGTCACTTCGTACAGCCGGCCACCCACACAACTGGTGGGCACAAAATTAGGGGAACATTCTCCTGTGGCGAATGCAATATCTGTCAATATATGGCCAATACGGACTCTCTCATCAATCCCGCTAACGAACGTGCATATAGACTAAAGCAATACATCAACTGCAAAACCAAAAACGTGGTATATCTAATCAAATGCACATGCCCAAAATTCTATGTGGGGCAGACGACACAACCTTTAAAAAAGAGAATACAGCAACATCTATCCACCGTCAACATGGCCAAAAAGCATTTCAAACAAGATAAGAGCCTTACTTCCGTGGCCATGCATTTCCTTAATTTTCACAACAGTTACTGCAAAGGTATAAAAATATACGGTCTCGAAAAAATCGACACTAACATCAGAGGAGGTAATCCCATACCACTACTCTTACAAAAAGAATCAAGGTGGATCTATGAATTAGATACAATGACACCAACAGGACTCAATGAAGAATGGCTATTTACGGGATTTTACAAACAGGTATGAGTGAGTTCAACAACATCCATTTCTTTATCCAGGTATAATCTGCATTTTTAGTTTTCTAAGAGGCTCCTACTTGACATGAGGGCAGTACTGTATAACACATATTTTCTTATCACTTGTATCAGTCTTGATTCCACATTTCTTTTATTCCAATGATGTCCCAAGTTTACTTTACCTAGCACTTATATTTTGCTGTTATTTGCTTTTTCACTAGTCACAATTTCACTGACGTGTGCATATTGGAGAAAATAGTGGCCATTATCGAGAAATGAAAATACCGATTTCCTGACTTCGGGAACAATACAAGAAGACCAGCCACATGAAAAAACGATCCGTATGACACCAGATCAGCACCAAAAGAAGAACACATCAAAGGACATTATTCTCACCATTGGACATCCATGGCTTATAGGTTTTTTATCACTATTCACGATATGTTCATACACACCAGTGCATATCACATATTAGAGTAATGGTTTAGATATTTCAATCTCACCCACTTCACATCACATTTATGTCACGCATCTATACTCGTCCCCCCGTACACCATAGGAGCCCACTCTATACATCTTTCTCTTCTAGTCACCGCAGGCCATTACTCCACTCATACACACAAAAAAGTCATCGTCATTGGTATTACATTACAAGTACCATGCCCCCTGCTCATCAATATACgcaaacacacacataaaaaccatcaTTCCACTTTTCATTTCATGATTATACTCGTCCATACATTGCTTATACAGCTGGTAAACTACGTTTCTCATTGCCACCCACATATCACACTACAACATACTTACCTTTAGCTCTAGGACAGATGGGGCGGTGCTGGGGGCGGGCTGTGGGTGTGCCCGCCCGGTGACGCGCGGCCGGCACAAGCAGGAGGCGGAGGATTGTGCCGGTCTCGCGAGCGCTGGgcgg from Engystomops pustulosus chromosome 10, aEngPut4.maternal, whole genome shotgun sequence harbors:
- the SLC25A17 gene encoding peroxisomal membrane protein PMP34 isoform X1, producing the protein MHLIEQLEDIEVEAGTLLVTMDVESLYTNIAHDVGIKAVTYHLDKQTNSDHMSVEFLDLKLYIHQRKIRTSLFRKKTATNNILHFESFHPHHQKKAIPYSQFLRLKRNCSNHEDYKIHANELTTRLRARGYPKKIISQAYMRAKGRERSTLLTPSKKPKAEDTVRLITTYHNQWQDIHKILSTNWNILRSEPKLNPYIGTRPTIIARRAKNLKDHLTRSHFVQPATHTTGGHKIRGTFSCGECNICQYMANTDSLINPANERAYRLKQYINCKTKNVVYLIKCTCPKFYVGQTTQPLKKRIQQHLSTVNMAKKHFKQDKSLTSVAMHFLNFHNSYCKGIKIYGLEKIDTNIRGGNPIPLLLQKESRWIYELDTMTPTGLNEEWLFTGFYKQSQFH
- the SLC25A17 gene encoding peroxisomal membrane protein PMP34 isoform X2, coding for MHLIEQLEDIEVEAGTLLVTMDVESLYTNIAHDVGIKAVTYHLDKQTNSDHMSVEFLDLKLYIHQRKIRTSLFRKKTATNNILHFESFHPHHQKKAIPYSQFLRLKRNCSNHEDYKIHANELTTRLRARGYPKKIISQAYMRAKGRERSTLLTPSKKPKAEDTVRLITTYHNQWQDIHKILSTNWNILRSEPKLNPYIGTRPTIIARRAKNLKDHLTRSHFVQPATHTTGGHKIRGTFSCGECNICQYMANTDSLINPANERAYRLKQYINCKTKNVVYLIKCTCPKFYVGQTTQPLKKRIQQHLSTVNMAKKHFKQDKSLTSVAMHFLNFHNSYCKGIKIYGLEKIDTNIRGGNPIPLLLQKESRWIYELDTMTPTGLNEEWLFTGFYKQV
- the SLC25A17 gene encoding peroxisomal membrane protein PMP34 isoform X4 produces the protein MSVEFLDLKLYIHQRKIRTSLFRKKTATNNILHFESFHPHHQKKAIPYSQFLRLKRNCSNHEDYKIHANELTTRLRARGYPKKIISQAYMRAKGRERSTLLTPSKKPKAEDTVRLITTYHNQWQDIHKILSTNWNILRSEPKLNPYIGTRPTIIARRAKNLKDHLTRSHFVQPATHTTGGHKIRGTFSCGECNICQYMANTDSLINPANERAYRLKQYINCKTKNVVYLIKCTCPKFYVGQTTQPLKKRIQQHLSTVNMAKKHFKQDKSLTSVAMHFLNFHNSYCKGIKIYGLEKIDTNIRGGNPIPLLLQKESRWIYELDTMTPTGLNEEWLFTGFYKQSQFH